In the genome of Pseudomonas bubulae, one region contains:
- a CDS encoding 5-oxoprolinase subunit PxpA, producing MSRLLLNCDIGESFGSWTMGLDAEVMPFIDCANIACGFHAGDPGIMRKTVALAVAHNVKIGAHPAYQDLAGFGRRSMSYSAQEVQDLLHYQIGALDGICRAQGVQVSYVKPHGAMYNDMMANPVQLRAVVQAVAAYDSSLPLMLMATRDNSAAQAIGDEFGVTLWFEAFADRAYDNAGRLVSRQLPGAVHHDADVIVQQALTIAAGKALLASDGSALHLHADTLCVHGDNISSIAAVQRIREALEQQARA from the coding sequence GTGAGCCGCCTGTTATTGAATTGTGACATTGGTGAGAGTTTTGGCAGCTGGACCATGGGCCTGGATGCCGAAGTCATGCCGTTTATCGATTGCGCCAACATTGCCTGCGGCTTTCATGCCGGCGACCCGGGCATCATGCGCAAAACCGTGGCCCTGGCTGTGGCGCATAATGTGAAGATCGGTGCTCATCCGGCGTATCAGGATCTGGCGGGCTTTGGGCGCCGATCCATGAGCTATTCGGCGCAGGAAGTGCAGGATCTGCTGCATTATCAGATCGGTGCACTGGACGGTATTTGCCGCGCACAGGGTGTGCAGGTCAGCTATGTCAAACCCCACGGCGCGATGTACAACGACATGATGGCCAACCCGGTACAGCTGCGGGCAGTGGTTCAGGCTGTGGCCGCTTACGATTCCAGCTTGCCGCTCATGCTGATGGCCACGCGAGACAACAGTGCCGCCCAGGCAATCGGCGACGAGTTTGGGGTAACACTGTGGTTTGAAGCGTTTGCCGACCGCGCCTACGACAACGCCGGGCGGCTGGTCTCGCGACAACTACCGGGGGCAGTCCACCACGATGCGGATGTCATCGTGCAGCAGGCCCTGACCATTGCAGCGGGCAAGGCCCTGCTTGCCAGTGACGGCAGTGCCCTGCATTTGCACGCTGATACCCTGTGTGTGCATGGCGACAACATTAGCTCGATTGCTGCTGTGCAGCGTATTCGCGAAGCCCTTGAGCAGCAGGCGCGGGCATGA
- a CDS encoding alpha/beta fold hydrolase: MSRQIFFAHANGFPSATYGKLFNALAPDFCVTHLSQHGHDPRYPVDNNWHNLVDELIYHLRQQAGPVLGVGHSLGGMLHLHAAIRCPQLYRGVVMLDSPVLTRTDQWVIRAAKRFGLIDRLTPAGRTLGRREEFADREAARAYFAGKSLFRSFDPDCFEAYLEHGLQPVDECLRLRFDPATEIDIYRSVPHTSPGQAFKLQVPLTVVRGRDSRVVMNHHARAVARMPNGEALSVPGGHMFPLEQPQDTASLLKQIFARWELRHPGL; encoded by the coding sequence ATGTCTCGGCAGATTTTTTTCGCCCATGCCAACGGCTTCCCTTCAGCCACGTACGGGAAGTTGTTCAATGCCCTGGCGCCGGATTTTTGCGTGACGCATTTGTCACAGCACGGGCATGACCCGCGTTACCCGGTGGACAACAACTGGCATAACCTGGTCGATGAGCTGATATATCATCTTCGCCAGCAAGCCGGGCCCGTACTGGGCGTGGGTCACTCGCTGGGCGGGATGTTGCATTTGCATGCCGCAATCCGCTGCCCGCAGCTTTACCGGGGCGTCGTCATGCTGGATTCGCCGGTGTTGACGCGCACTGATCAATGGGTGATTCGCGCGGCCAAGCGCTTTGGCCTGATTGATCGCCTGACCCCCGCCGGTCGCACGCTGGGGCGGCGTGAAGAGTTTGCCGACCGTGAAGCGGCACGCGCTTACTTTGCCGGCAAATCACTGTTTCGCAGCTTTGACCCCGATTGCTTCGAGGCCTATCTGGAGCACGGCTTGCAACCTGTGGATGAGTGTTTGCGGTTGCGCTTTGACCCTGCCACCGAAATCGATATCTATCGCAGCGTTCCGCATACCAGTCCGGGGCAGGCCTTCAAGCTGCAGGTGCCGCTGACCGTGGTGCGTGGTCGCGACAGCCGCGTGGTCATGAACCATCATGCCAGGGCGGTGGCGCGCATGCCCAACGGCGAGGCGTTGAGCGTGCCGGGCGGGCACATGTTCCCGCTTGAGCAGCCGCAGGATACCGCCAGCCTGCTGAAACAGATTTTTGCCCGCTGGGAACTCCGTCATCCCGGCCTTTAA
- a CDS encoding YajD family HNH nuclease, with protein sequence MSSANPPSHTAKLDRILADAQRDREMGYRDKALKMYPHVCGRCAREFAGKRLSELTVHHRDHNHDNNPQDGSNWELLCLYCHDNEHSRYTDQQYFSDSSTSSPKIAKATHNPFAALAGLMKKDE encoded by the coding sequence ATGAGTTCGGCGAATCCACCCTCCCACACCGCCAAGCTGGATCGCATCCTGGCCGATGCCCAGCGTGACCGCGAAATGGGCTATCGCGACAAGGCCCTGAAAATGTACCCCCACGTGTGCGGCCGCTGCGCCCGTGAATTTGCCGGCAAGCGCCTGAGCGAGCTGACTGTTCACCACCGCGACCACAACCACGACAACAACCCGCAGGACGGCTCCAACTGGGAGCTGCTGTGCCTGTACTGCCATGATAACGAGCACTCGCGCTACACGGACCAGCAGTACTTTTCGGACAGTTCCACCAGCAGCCCGAAAATTGCCAAGGCCACCCACAACCCGTTCGCCGCGCTGGCCGGGCTGATGAAAAAAGACGAGTAG
- a CDS encoding spermidine synthase: MKRFVLLDTTPIPENGGALCLFEYGEDFVIKIQGGDGGQLMNTRMHGSEDALAEIPCRKVAGRQQSRVLIGGLGMGFTLASALKHLGKTAEVVVAELVPGVVEWNRGPLGEKSGNPLQDPRTVIRMEDVAKVLQAEPNGFDAIMLDVDNGPEGLTQKANSWLYSAGGLSACAKALRPKGILAVWSASADKQFSDKLRKAGFKAEEVQVFAHGNKGTRHTIWIAEKIKG, from the coding sequence ATGAAACGTTTTGTTTTGCTCGACACCACTCCGATCCCCGAAAACGGCGGCGCCTTGTGCCTGTTCGAGTATGGCGAAGACTTCGTGATCAAGATTCAGGGTGGTGATGGCGGCCAGCTGATGAACACCCGCATGCACGGCTCCGAAGACGCACTGGCCGAAATACCTTGCCGCAAAGTCGCAGGGCGCCAGCAATCGCGGGTACTGATCGGCGGGCTGGGCATGGGCTTTACCCTGGCTTCAGCACTCAAACATCTGGGTAAAACGGCTGAAGTGGTGGTTGCCGAGCTGGTACCCGGCGTTGTGGAATGGAACCGCGGCCCGCTTGGCGAAAAATCGGGCAACCCGTTGCAAGACCCACGCACCGTGATTCGCATGGAAGACGTGGCCAAGGTGCTGCAAGCCGAACCCAACGGTTTTGACGCAATCATGCTCGACGTCGACAACGGCCCCGAAGGCCTGACCCAAAAAGCCAATAGCTGGCTGTATTCGGCCGGCGGCCTGAGTGCCTGCGCCAAGGCCTTGCGCCCCAAAGGCATACTGGCGGTATGGTCTGCCAGTGCCGACAAACAATTTTCGGACAAACTGCGCAAAGCCGGTTTCAAGGCTGAGGAAGTCCAGGTGTTTGCCCACGGCAACAAGGGCACCCGACACACCATCTGGATTGCAGAAAAAATCAAAGGCTGA
- a CDS encoding RNA methyltransferase: MANKRYSCIGLYNPKSPENVGSVMRAAGCYNVASVFYTGKRYERARDFITDTKKVHQDIPLIGIDDLKKIIPLGCIPVAVEMVEGARPLPEYTHPDRAIYIFGPEDGSLGKDVLEWCEDVIYIPTTGCMNLAATVNVVLYDRLAKGNNTRSGPKFG; this comes from the coding sequence GTGGCAAACAAACGGTACAGCTGCATTGGTTTGTATAACCCCAAATCACCGGAAAACGTCGGCTCGGTGATGCGTGCGGCTGGTTGCTACAACGTGGCGTCGGTGTTTTATACCGGCAAGCGCTATGAACGCGCCCGCGACTTCATCACCGATACCAAGAAAGTCCATCAGGATATCCCGCTGATCGGTATCGATGACCTGAAAAAAATCATCCCCCTGGGCTGTATCCCCGTCGCCGTAGAAATGGTCGAGGGCGCGCGCCCATTGCCCGAGTACACCCACCCGGATCGGGCGATTTATATCTTTGGCCCGGAAGACGGATCCCTCGGCAAGGATGTGCTGGAATGGTGTGAGGACGTGATTTACATCCCCACCACCGGCTGCATGAACCTGGCTGCAACAGTCAACGTGGTGCTCTACGACCGCTTGGCCAAGGGCAACAATACCCGTTCCGGGCCCAAGTTCGGCTAG
- a CDS encoding AI-2E family transporter, whose amino-acid sequence MLNNDRLLVQILLLVLFGASLWVMAPFWSALFWGAVLAFASWPLMRLLTRLLGGRESLAAGILTLGWMLLVAGPLVWLGLNLADHVRDATTFVKDVQLEGLPEAPAWLAGLPLVGERLVGIWNTIDEQGAAMLVAIKPYLGQVGNWLLARSAQIGSGILELTLSIVFVFFFYRDGPRLASFVHGLLERLIGERADYYQELVAGTVQRVVNGVIGTAAAQALLALIGFLIAGVPGALVLGLATFLLSLIPMGPPLIWVPATAWLVWKGDYGMAIFLGIWGTLIISGVDNVLKPYLISRGGNLPLVIVLLGVFGGLIAFGFIGLFIGPTLLAIAYSLLVDWSASQQNRGKV is encoded by the coding sequence ATGCTCAATAACGATCGCCTGCTGGTGCAGATTCTGCTCCTGGTGTTGTTCGGTGCCAGCCTGTGGGTGATGGCCCCTTTCTGGTCGGCCTTGTTCTGGGGCGCGGTACTGGCATTTGCCAGTTGGCCCCTGATGCGCCTGCTGACACGCTTGCTCGGTGGGCGCGAGTCGCTCGCTGCCGGCATCCTTACCCTGGGCTGGATGCTGTTGGTGGCCGGGCCTCTGGTGTGGCTGGGGTTGAACCTGGCAGATCATGTTCGCGATGCCACCACCTTCGTCAAGGATGTGCAGCTTGAAGGTTTGCCTGAAGCGCCGGCCTGGCTGGCCGGTCTGCCGCTGGTGGGGGAGCGTCTGGTGGGCATCTGGAACACCATCGACGAGCAGGGTGCGGCAATGCTGGTGGCCATCAAGCCTTACCTGGGGCAGGTCGGTAACTGGTTGCTGGCGCGCAGTGCACAGATCGGCAGCGGTATTCTGGAACTGACGCTGAGTATTGTCTTTGTGTTCTTTTTCTATCGTGACGGGCCGCGTCTGGCGAGTTTTGTCCACGGGCTGCTGGAGCGCCTGATTGGTGAGCGCGCGGATTATTATCAGGAGCTGGTGGCCGGTACCGTGCAGCGCGTGGTCAACGGTGTGATCGGCACCGCAGCGGCGCAGGCATTGCTGGCATTGATCGGCTTCTTGATTGCCGGCGTGCCGGGGGCGCTGGTGCTTGGGCTGGCTACGTTCCTGCTCAGCCTGATTCCGATGGGGCCGCCGCTGATCTGGGTGCCTGCCACGGCCTGGCTGGTCTGGAAGGGTGACTACGGGATGGCGATCTTTCTCGGCATCTGGGGCACGCTGATCATCAGCGGTGTCGATAACGTGCTCAAGCCTTATCTGATCAGTCGGGGCGGCAACCTGCCACTGGTGATCGTGCTGCTAGGCGTGTTTGGCGGCTTGATAGCTTTCGGCTTTATCGGCCTGTTCATCGGCCCCACCTTGCTCGCCATCGCCTACAGCCTGCTGGTGGACTGGAGTGCCAGCCAGCAGAACAGAGGCAAGGTCTGA
- a CDS encoding allophanate hydrolase subunit 1, producing the protein MKPRIEVVAIDCLMLRLFDEIAESNMPWILAASERIRTCFAVHLIDLVPSYTTMMVHYDGLALTPAQARELIAQALTDLRPETRNLGQCHVLPVWYDVSVGPELTLLAQRAGCSVSEVIRRHSEHEYQVFALGFAPGFAFMGLVEEALAAPRLNTPRKRVASGSVGIAERQTAAYPAQSPGGWNLVGRTPSALFDRERDGYSLMQPGDRVQFAPVSHAEFIRLGGDDTPQEALA; encoded by the coding sequence ATGAAGCCGCGTATCGAAGTGGTCGCCATCGATTGCCTGATGCTGCGCCTGTTTGATGAAATTGCCGAAAGCAACATGCCCTGGATACTGGCTGCCAGCGAGCGGATCCGCACCTGCTTTGCGGTGCATCTGATCGATCTGGTGCCGTCCTACACCACAATGATGGTGCATTACGACGGGCTGGCGCTGACCCCGGCCCAGGCCCGTGAATTGATCGCCCAGGCCTTGACCGACCTGCGCCCGGAAACCCGCAACCTTGGCCAGTGTCATGTGCTGCCCGTGTGGTACGACGTGAGCGTGGGCCCGGAACTGACGTTGCTGGCCCAGCGCGCCGGCTGCTCGGTAAGCGAAGTGATTCGCCGGCACAGTGAGCACGAATACCAGGTGTTTGCCCTGGGTTTTGCTCCAGGTTTTGCCTTTATGGGGCTGGTTGAAGAGGCTCTGGCCGCGCCACGCCTGAACACCCCGCGCAAGCGTGTGGCCAGTGGCAGCGTGGGCATTGCCGAGCGACAGACGGCAGCCTACCCGGCGCAATCCCCGGGGGGCTGGAACCTGGTCGGGCGTACGCCGAGCGCACTGTTTGATCGTGAACGTGATGGCTACAGCCTGATGCAACCCGGTGACAGGGTGCAGTTTGCACCCGTGTCCCATGCTGA
- a CDS encoding MFS transporter, with amino-acid sequence MDTMTENDYLIAWGLYAFAALGCLLVWCRMTRFMWRWLREPLRVLMAVLLFSPTIIDPVKEKFAPAVAIAALDLAFKVGDNAWRAVSDLLMYAIIALCVYAIFVLIRWPIERSGKARKAQAAAAAKARQADPEDDQPFGPAGDDRHVPKSAPRASGPSRVEPRL; translated from the coding sequence ATGGATACCATGACCGAGAACGACTATCTGATCGCCTGGGGCCTTTACGCCTTTGCTGCTTTGGGCTGCCTGCTCGTATGGTGCCGCATGACCCGCTTTATGTGGCGCTGGTTGCGCGAACCGTTGCGGGTATTAATGGCCGTGTTGCTGTTCAGCCCGACCATCATTGACCCGGTCAAGGAAAAATTTGCCCCTGCAGTGGCGATTGCTGCTCTGGATCTGGCCTTTAAAGTGGGCGACAACGCCTGGCGCGCGGTCTCTGACCTGCTGATGTACGCCATAATTGCACTGTGCGTTTACGCTATATTTGTGCTGATCCGCTGGCCGATCGAGCGCTCCGGCAAAGCCCGCAAGGCTCAAGCCGCCGCGGCCGCCAAAGCCCGTCAGGCCGATCCTGAAGACGACCAGCCTTTTGGCCCGGCCGGCGATGACCGTCATGTTCCAAAGAGTGCGCCGCGTGCATCGGGCCCGTCACGGGTTGAGCCGCGGTTGTAA
- a CDS encoding class II glutamine amidotransferase, producing MCELLGMSANVPTDIVFSFTGLMQRGGRTGPHRDGWGIAFYEGRGLRLFQDPAASCDSEVALLVQRYPIKSEVVIGHIRQANVGKVCLSNTHPFVRELWGRNWCFAHNGQLADFSPSTSFYRPIGDTDSEAAFCDLLNRVREAFPEPVDVERILPVLVEACAEFRSKGVFNCLLSDGDWLFCYCSTKLAQITRRAPFGPARLKDVDVIVDFQAETTPNDVVTVIATEPLTENETWTRYEPGQWSLWRRGECVSQGITE from the coding sequence GTGTGTGAATTATTGGGCATGAGCGCCAACGTCCCGACTGATATTGTGTTCAGCTTTACCGGCCTGATGCAGCGCGGCGGGCGTACTGGCCCGCATCGTGATGGCTGGGGCATTGCCTTCTATGAAGGCCGGGGCCTGCGCTTGTTCCAGGACCCTGCCGCCAGTTGCGACTCCGAAGTCGCCCTGCTGGTACAGCGTTACCCGATCAAAAGCGAAGTGGTGATTGGCCATATCCGCCAGGCCAACGTGGGCAAGGTGTGCCTGTCCAATACCCACCCGTTTGTTCGCGAGCTGTGGGGACGCAACTGGTGTTTTGCGCACAATGGCCAGTTGGCCGACTTTTCTCCGAGTACGAGTTTTTACCGCCCTATTGGTGATACCGACAGTGAAGCGGCGTTCTGTGACCTGCTCAACCGGGTCCGTGAAGCCTTCCCGGAGCCGGTCGACGTCGAACGCATCCTGCCGGTGCTGGTTGAGGCCTGCGCCGAGTTTCGCAGCAAAGGCGTGTTCAATTGCCTGCTCAGTGATGGCGACTGGCTTTTCTGCTATTGCTCGACCAAGCTGGCGCAAATTACCCGGCGAGCCCCGTTTGGCCCGGCGCGCCTGAAAGATGTCGATGTTATCGTCGATTTTCAGGCAGAGACCACGCCCAACGATGTAGTCACCGTGATTGCCACCGAGCCACTGACTGAAAACGAAACCTGGACACGCTACGAACCGGGCCAATGGAGTCTGTGGCGACGCGGTGAATGCGTCAGCCAGGGCATAACCGAATAA
- a CDS encoding alpha/beta fold hydrolase: protein MSPVVEEIRLSLPHIELAAHIFGPEDGLPVIALHGWLDNANSFARLAPKLTGLRIVALDFAGHGHSDHRPRGAGYALADYAFDVLCVAEQLGWERFALLGHSLGAIVSVVIAGSFPERVTRMGLIDGIVARSGPEGDAAERMGQALQAQLDLEHKRKSVHPTLDRAVEARMKGLVAVSREAAELLAQRGLMPVPGGYSWRSDSRLTLPSPLRLSDEQAMSFVRRVSCPTTLVVAQQGMLASHPELLDRLPFNLERLPGGHHLHLNDEAGAILVADCFNRFFAVP, encoded by the coding sequence ATGAGCCCTGTGGTTGAAGAAATTCGTCTGAGCCTGCCGCATATCGAGCTGGCTGCACATATATTCGGCCCCGAGGATGGCTTGCCTGTTATCGCCCTGCATGGCTGGCTGGATAACGCCAACAGCTTTGCCCGGCTGGCGCCAAAGCTGACGGGCTTGCGTATCGTGGCCCTGGATTTTGCCGGGCATGGCCATTCCGATCACCGTCCCCGTGGCGCCGGCTATGCGCTGGCGGACTATGCCTTTGATGTGCTGTGCGTGGCCGAGCAACTGGGCTGGGAGCGCTTTGCTCTGCTTGGGCACTCACTGGGTGCCATTGTGTCTGTGGTCATTGCCGGTTCGTTCCCGGAGCGCGTGACCCGCATGGGGCTGATTGATGGCATTGTCGCGCGCAGCGGCCCCGAGGGTGATGCCGCCGAGCGCATGGGCCAGGCCCTGCAGGCGCAGCTCGATCTGGAGCACAAGCGCAAGTCGGTGCATCCGACACTCGACCGGGCTGTCGAAGCGCGGATGAAAGGCCTGGTAGCCGTCAGCCGTGAGGCCGCCGAGCTGCTCGCCCAGCGCGGGCTGATGCCAGTGCCCGGCGGCTACAGCTGGCGCAGCGACAGCCGGCTCACCTTGCCATCGCCCTTGCGCCTGAGTGACGAGCAGGCGATGTCCTTTGTACGACGGGTGAGTTGCCCGACCACCCTGGTGGTGGCGCAGCAGGGCATGCTGGCCAGCCACCCCGAGCTACTGGATCGGCTACCCTTCAACCTGGAACGGTTGCCGGGTGGCCATCATTTGCACCTGAATGACGAGGCGGGAGCGATCCTTGTTGCAGACTGTTTCAATCGCTTCTTCGCTGTTCCTTGA
- a CDS encoding DUF2937 family protein codes for MFLSYLRLVLFTLGLLIGVQVPGFINDYANRVEAHLIEAQTGLAGFQNTANQFFKGDLQALVAHYQASDDPVFRSDAGSLGTLLNRQRLLDEQFQAMQGPWYMRALQVAYAADPAIREETLNAYTYQVLLSPSAIGWAMAGALLFSFIIEGFLRLVDWVVLGGKRQRERIARRERSY; via the coding sequence ATGTTCCTGAGCTACCTGCGGTTGGTATTGTTTACCCTTGGCCTGCTGATCGGTGTGCAAGTGCCGGGGTTTATCAATGATTACGCCAACCGTGTTGAAGCTCATCTGATCGAGGCCCAGACCGGGTTGGCGGGGTTCCAGAACACCGCCAACCAGTTTTTCAAGGGTGACCTGCAAGCGCTGGTGGCCCATTACCAGGCCAGCGATGACCCGGTTTTTCGCAGTGATGCCGGCAGCCTCGGCACCTTGCTCAACCGTCAACGCCTGCTTGATGAGCAGTTCCAGGCCATGCAGGGCCCGTGGTACATGCGCGCCCTGCAAGTGGCCTATGCGGCTGATCCGGCCATTCGCGAAGAAACCCTGAACGCCTACACCTACCAGGTGTTGTTGTCGCCGAGCGCCATTGGTTGGGCGATGGCGGGTGCCTTGCTGTTCTCCTTCATTATCGAAGGTTTCCTGCGGCTGGTGGACTGGGTCGTGCTCGGCGGCAAACGCCAGCGTGAGCGCATTGCCCGCCGCGAGCGCAGCTACTGA
- a CDS encoding S9 family peptidase, which translates to MTQSASPISAPIAHKIEGSDPYSWLQNRDSDEVLDYLKAENSYQEAQLADQAELRETLFQEIKGRIRETDLSLPSPWGPYLYYTRTNAGDEYARHYRCPRPADDSQQVDENAEHLLLDPNALADGGFISLGAFSISPDHQRLAYSLDTSGEETYRLFVKELGSGTVTELPFEDCDGSMTWANDSQTLFFAGLDDTHRPHKLFRHTLGETAAHEVFHEADGRFFLHCYRSSSEQQLILLLNSKTTSETWVLDANLPRQPFSCLALRVENHDYSVDHGLFEGQWAWFIRTNQDGINFALYYAFGEVPSRNDWQPLIAHSDSVMLEGMTLNAQALCLSLREGGLPIIEIRPDGLTPYRVQLPDAAYSLYVQDSLEFDSKYIRLRYEALNRPAQVRQLTLATGEQSVLKETPVLGPFNADDYVSHRLWATAPDGTQVPISLVVKRDVLGKPVPLYLYGYGAYGECLDPWFSHARLSLLDRGVAFAIAHVRGGGELGEAWYRAGKQEHKHNTFTDFIACAEHLIDQGLTRSEQLVISGGSAGGLLIGAVLNQRPELFKAAIAEVPFVDVLNTMLDPELPLTVTEYDEWGNPQDPEVYERIKAYAPYENVTAQAYPSMLVIAGYNDSRVQYWEAAKWVAKLRASKTDNNLLLLKTELEAGHGGMSGRYQGLRDVALEYAFVFKVLGI; encoded by the coding sequence ATGACCCAATCAGCCTCCCCAATCAGCGCTCCTATCGCACATAAGATCGAGGGCTCAGACCCTTACTCGTGGCTGCAAAACCGCGACAGTGACGAGGTTTTGGACTACCTGAAAGCCGAAAACAGTTATCAGGAGGCGCAGTTGGCCGACCAGGCTGAATTGCGGGAGACGCTATTTCAAGAGATCAAGGGACGGATTCGCGAGACTGATCTGTCGCTGCCCTCCCCCTGGGGCCCGTATCTGTATTACACGCGCACCAACGCCGGCGATGAATACGCCCGCCACTACCGTTGCCCGCGCCCGGCCGATGACAGCCAGCAGGTGGACGAGAACGCCGAACATTTGTTGCTGGACCCCAATGCATTGGCCGATGGTGGCTTTATTTCTCTGGGGGCGTTCAGTATCAGCCCCGATCACCAGCGCCTGGCCTACAGCCTGGACACCAGCGGCGAAGAAACCTACCGCCTGTTTGTAAAAGAGCTGGGCAGCGGCACGGTCACCGAGCTGCCGTTTGAAGACTGCGATGGCAGCATGACTTGGGCGAATGACAGCCAGACCCTGTTTTTCGCCGGGCTGGACGACACCCATCGTCCGCACAAGTTGTTTCGCCACACCCTCGGCGAAACAGCTGCCCATGAAGTATTCCATGAAGCGGACGGGAGGTTTTTCCTGCACTGCTACCGCTCTAGTTCTGAACAGCAACTGATTTTGTTGCTTAACAGTAAAACCACCAGCGAAACCTGGGTGCTGGACGCCAACCTGCCGCGCCAGCCCTTCAGCTGTCTGGCACTACGGGTTGAAAACCACGACTACAGCGTCGATCACGGCCTGTTTGAAGGCCAGTGGGCGTGGTTTATCCGCACCAATCAGGACGGCATCAACTTTGCCCTGTATTACGCCTTCGGCGAGGTGCCGTCACGCAATGACTGGCAGCCACTGATTGCCCATAGTGACAGCGTGATGCTGGAAGGCATGACCCTCAACGCCCAAGCCTTGTGCCTGAGCCTGCGCGAGGGCGGCTTGCCCATTATCGAAATCCGCCCCGACGGCCTGACGCCATATCGCGTGCAATTGCCGGACGCGGCCTACAGCCTGTATGTGCAAGACAGCCTGGAATTTGACAGCAAGTACATTCGCCTTCGCTACGAGGCGCTGAATCGCCCGGCACAAGTGCGCCAGTTGACCCTTGCCACAGGCGAGCAAAGCGTTCTCAAGGAAACCCCTGTGCTGGGGCCATTCAACGCCGATGATTACGTCAGCCATCGTTTATGGGCCACCGCCCCCGATGGTACTCAGGTGCCGATCAGCCTGGTGGTCAAACGCGATGTGCTGGGCAAACCTGTGCCGCTCTACCTGTATGGCTACGGGGCCTATGGCGAATGCCTTGACCCGTGGTTTTCCCATGCCCGTCTAAGCCTGCTTGATCGTGGCGTGGCCTTTGCCATTGCCCATGTACGTGGCGGCGGCGAGTTGGGCGAGGCCTGGTATCGCGCGGGCAAGCAGGAACACAAACACAACACCTTCACCGACTTTATCGCCTGCGCCGAACACCTGATCGACCAAGGGCTGACCCGCAGCGAACAACTGGTCATCAGTGGCGGCAGCGCCGGTGGCCTGTTGATCGGTGCCGTACTCAATCAGCGCCCGGAACTGTTCAAGGCAGCGATTGCCGAAGTGCCGTTTGTGGATGTGCTCAACACCATGCTCGACCCGGAACTGCCGCTGACCGTCACCGAATACGACGAATGGGGCAACCCGCAAGACCCCGAGGTCTATGAACGGATCAAGGCTTACGCGCCCTATGAAAACGTTACCGCGCAGGCTTACCCGTCAATGCTGGTGATTGCCGGGTACAACGACAGTCGCGTGCAGTACTGGGAAGCGGCCAAATGGGTGGCCAAGCTGCGCGCCAGCAAGACCGACAACAACCTGCTGTTGCTCAAGACTGAACTGGAGGCGGGCCATGGCGGCATGAGCGGGCGTTATCAGGGCTTGCGCGACGTGGCGCTGGAATATGCATTTGTGTTCAAGGTGCTGGGGATTTGA
- a CDS encoding DUF4892 domain-containing protein — protein sequence MKIPSRFILALGLGCLSPLLWASDVPGSSDLPDVPRLADAQIVDYSVRPDVERIYPMGSIRKISGRLRFEGQVNARGQITAVTYELPAEHSATEAFTAAREALQKQGAELLFWCQARDCGESSLWANEVFGNSKLVGSDEQQSYLLLRRAAPAQNQLVALYGINRGNRKAYLHVEQMQASADLGELLPTSATLQRQLKSTGELDFPKLAGDPDTQWLTLISRALNLDATSRVSLTGAKAGAWRDALIANGVRASRLELGDGQAKGLRIELLR from the coding sequence ATGAAAATACCCAGCCGATTTATCCTGGCTCTGGGCCTGGGCTGTTTGAGCCCGTTACTTTGGGCCAGCGATGTGCCCGGCAGCAGTGATTTGCCGGATGTGCCGCGCCTCGCGGACGCGCAGATTGTCGATTACAGCGTGCGGCCCGATGTCGAACGTATCTACCCGATGGGCTCGATCCGCAAGATCAGCGGCCGCCTGCGATTCGAAGGGCAGGTCAATGCCCGTGGTCAGATAACGGCCGTCACCTACGAGCTGCCTGCCGAGCACTCGGCCACCGAAGCCTTTACCGCTGCACGCGAGGCGTTGCAAAAGCAGGGCGCCGAGTTGTTGTTCTGGTGTCAGGCTCGTGACTGTGGCGAAAGCAGCCTGTGGGCCAATGAAGTGTTCGGCAATTCCAAGCTGGTGGGCTCCGACGAGCAGCAGTCTTACTTGCTGCTGCGCCGTGCGGCCCCCGCTCAGAACCAGCTGGTTGCCCTGTACGGGATCAATCGGGGCAATCGCAAGGCCTATCTGCACGTTGAGCAGATGCAGGCGAGTGCCGACCTGGGAGAACTGTTGCCTACCTCGGCCACCCTGCAACGCCAGCTTAAAAGCACGGGCGAGCTGGATTTTCCCAAGCTTGCGGGCGACCCGGACACTCAGTGGCTGACGTTAATTTCAAGGGCATTGAACCTGGATGCAACCTCCAGGGTCAGTTTAACCGGTGCCAAGGCTGGCGCCTGGCGCGATGCGCTGATCGCTAACGGTGTACGGGCGTCGCGCCTGGAACTGGGTGACGGTCAGGCCAAAGGGTTGCGCATCGAACTGTTGCGTTAA